The following proteins are encoded in a genomic region of Deltaproteobacteria bacterium:
- a CDS encoding NYN domain-containing protein → MTKERSQKVGIYVDVANITRSGGYGMKFDVLRDFACRDSGEPVRLNAYVAYDEDRAKIDSDYKERTFNFHSALRDFGFKVIEKKVSWYIDESGTKYGKANADLDMAVDALLQSENLDKVMLVTGDGDFVQVVKALQNKGCRVEAVAFQNVSQLLKREVDLFVSGYLIPNLLPIDNADRKPWGELGAKVRGICYTYNHSKNYGFMRYIKRIGPGLWITDTRRDDSPYETVFVHESALPQNVQVTNLPNRDYIFEFDVTKGEKGLQATNVVRVYPT, encoded by the coding sequence ATGACAAAAGAACGCTCACAAAAGGTCGGCATATACGTAGACGTCGCTAACATCACCAGAAGCGGCGGCTACGGCATGAAGTTCGACGTATTAAGAGACTTTGCCTGCCGCGACTCGGGCGAGCCCGTGCGCTTGAATGCCTACGTTGCATACGACGAGGACAGGGCAAAAATAGACTCCGATTATAAAGAACGCACCTTCAACTTCCACTCAGCCCTTAGAGACTTCGGCTTCAAGGTAATCGAGAAAAAAGTGTCGTGGTACATAGACGAGTCCGGCACCAAGTACGGCAAGGCAAACGCGGACCTGGACATGGCCGTTGACGCGCTTTTGCAGTCCGAAAATCTCGACAAGGTCATGCTCGTTACCGGAGACGGCGACTTTGTGCAGGTCGTAAAGGCGTTACAAAATAAAGGCTGCCGCGTGGAGGCGGTCGCGTTCCAAAACGTATCGCAGCTACTAAAGCGCGAGGTGGACCTCTTTGTCTCCGGCTACCTTATCCCTAACCTTCTGCCCATCGACAATGCCGACAGAAAGCCGTGGGGCGAGCTTGGCGCAAAGGTGCGCGGCATCTGCTACACGTACAACCATTCGAAGAACTACGGGTTCATGCGCTACATAAAACGCATCGGCCCGGGCCTCTGGATTACGGACACAAGGCGCGATGACTCGCCATACGAGACGGTGTTTGTCCACGAATCCGCGCTGCCGCAAAACGTTCAGGTCACAAACCTCCCTAACCGCGACTACATATTCGAATTCGACGTTACAAAGGGCGAAAAGGGACTTCAGGCGACAAACGTCGTACGCGTCTACCCCACATAG
- the gyrB gene encoding DNA topoisomerase (ATP-hydrolyzing) subunit B produces the protein MKKDKTEPKKEAETRNTSNYDAGSIKVLEGLEAVRKRPAMYIGSTGPTGLHHLVYEVVDNSVDEALAGYCKNIDVTIHIDNSVTVIDDGRGIPVKPHPEKKKPTVEVVLTQLHAGGKFENQAYKVSGGLHGVGVTVVNFLSEWLKVEIKRDGAVFEQTYKGGKPSTELKTVGKSKSTGTKITFKPDAKIFEVTEYNFDTLSQRLRELSFLNGGIKITITDERTGKSHEFQYKGGIVSFVEHLNKTKTPIHPKVIYLSGEKNGIHMEMALQWNDSYSENVFSYANNINTIEGGTHMVGLRSALTRTINSYASTKNLLKDLKEPLQGDDIREGLAGVISVKLPQPQFEGQTKTKLGNSEVEGYVKAIINESLGAFLEENPSVAKKIIEKAVEGARAREAAKKAKELIRRKGALDSASLPGKLADCQESNPELCELFIVEGDSAGGSAKQGRDRRTQAILPLRGKILNVEKARYDKMLSNEEIRTMITALGAGIGKEDMDPKKLRYHKIIIMTDADVDGSHIRTLLLTFFYRQMPFITDHGYLYIAQPPLYKIKKGKMEKYLKDETALDNFIFDSIKEGVTVKPKGKGAAPIKGEKLLEFLKKAARFTRLLDRFERKKMDKAIVGMLALEEAFSLETLSNEKTLKRMFDNFSTYMKTFHPDAMPATFSAEEDEEHGRFKIKATTRRNGTTAETVIGSEFVESPEFEELKKCGSSIEKIGQAPYSISGEGIDESTATTLDELIAHLTAAGKKGVLVQRYKGLGEMNPEQLWETTMDPERRVLLQVRVDDAVEADTVFTKLMGDQVEPRREFIERNALEVSNLDI, from the coding sequence TTGAAAAAGGACAAGACCGAACCCAAAAAAGAAGCGGAAACCAGGAACACATCCAACTACGACGCAGGTTCCATAAAAGTACTTGAAGGGCTCGAGGCCGTAAGAAAGCGCCCGGCCATGTACATAGGCTCTACCGGGCCAACAGGGCTCCATCACCTGGTCTACGAAGTCGTTGACAACTCGGTAGACGAGGCCCTTGCCGGATACTGTAAAAACATAGACGTAACGATACATATCGATAATTCGGTAACTGTCATAGACGACGGCAGAGGAATCCCTGTAAAGCCCCACCCCGAGAAAAAGAAGCCCACCGTCGAGGTCGTATTAACGCAGCTCCACGCCGGAGGAAAGTTCGAGAACCAGGCCTATAAGGTGTCCGGCGGCCTCCACGGCGTTGGCGTAACGGTCGTTAACTTCCTTAGCGAGTGGCTAAAGGTCGAAATCAAAAGGGACGGCGCCGTATTCGAGCAGACGTACAAGGGCGGAAAACCCTCAACGGAACTAAAGACCGTTGGAAAGAGCAAGTCCACCGGAACGAAGATAACCTTCAAGCCGGACGCAAAGATTTTCGAGGTCACAGAGTACAACTTCGACACCCTTAGCCAGCGCCTTCGGGAGCTTTCATTCCTAAACGGGGGCATAAAGATAACCATCACTGACGAGAGAACCGGCAAGTCGCACGAGTTCCAGTACAAGGGCGGCATCGTGAGCTTTGTCGAGCACTTAAACAAGACAAAGACCCCCATACATCCTAAAGTAATATATCTTAGCGGCGAGAAAAACGGCATCCACATGGAGATGGCGCTTCAGTGGAACGACTCGTATTCCGAGAACGTATTTTCCTACGCCAACAACATCAACACCATCGAGGGCGGCACGCACATGGTGGGCTTAAGAAGCGCGCTTACGAGGACCATCAACTCGTACGCATCGACTAAGAACCTTCTAAAAGACTTGAAAGAGCCGCTCCAGGGCGACGACATCAGAGAAGGCCTCGCCGGAGTAATCAGCGTAAAGCTTCCTCAGCCGCAGTTCGAAGGCCAGACAAAGACAAAGCTTGGCAATTCCGAGGTAGAGGGCTACGTAAAGGCAATCATCAACGAAAGCCTCGGAGCATTTCTCGAGGAAAACCCCTCTGTAGCTAAGAAGATAATCGAAAAGGCAGTCGAGGGCGCAAGGGCCAGAGAGGCCGCGAAAAAGGCCAAAGAGCTCATCAGGCGTAAAGGCGCGCTCGATAGCGCAAGCCTTCCCGGAAAGCTCGCGGACTGCCAGGAGAGTAACCCCGAGCTCTGCGAACTCTTCATCGTCGAGGGAGACTCGGCAGGCGGCTCGGCCAAACAGGGCAGAGACAGAAGAACGCAGGCCATACTGCCGCTTAGGGGAAAGATACTAAACGTCGAGAAGGCCAGGTACGATAAGATGCTCTCGAACGAGGAAATACGCACCATGATAACCGCGCTTGGCGCCGGTATCGGCAAAGAGGACATGGACCCGAAGAAGCTTCGCTACCACAAGATAATCATCATGACCGACGCGGACGTGGACGGCAGCCACATAAGAACGCTTCTTCTCACATTCTTCTACCGCCAGATGCCCTTCATAACCGACCACGGGTACCTCTACATCGCGCAGCCCCCGCTCTACAAGATAAAAAAGGGCAAGATGGAAAAGTACCTCAAGGACGAGACCGCGCTCGACAACTTCATCTTCGACAGCATAAAGGAAGGCGTCACTGTAAAGCCCAAAGGCAAAGGGGCGGCGCCGATAAAGGGCGAGAAGCTCCTTGAGTTCCTTAAAAAGGCCGCGCGCTTTACGCGCCTTCTCGACCGCTTCGAGCGCAAGAAGATGGACAAGGCAATAGTCGGGATGCTCGCGCTGGAAGAGGCCTTCTCCCTCGAAACGCTTTCGAACGAGAAGACTTTAAAGCGCATGTTCGACAACTTCTCGACATACATGAAGACCTTCCACCCCGATGCAATGCCAGCGACCTTTAGCGCCGAGGAGGACGAAGAGCACGGCAGGTTCAAGATAAAGGCTACCACGCGGCGTAACGGCACAACGGCCGAGACCGTCATCGGCTCGGAGTTCGTCGAATCCCCGGAGTTCGAGGAGCTTAAAAAGTGCGGCTCTTCAATCGAAAAGATTGGCCAGGCGCCCTACTCAATTAGCGGCGAAGGCATAGACGAATCGACTGCCACAACTCTAGACGAGCTGATTGCGCACCTTACGGCAGCCGGCAAAAAGGGCGTGCTCGTGCAGCGCTACAAGGGCCTTGGCGAGATGAACCCCGAGCAGCTCTGGGAAACGACCATGGACCCGGAAAGACGCGTGCTTTTGCAGGTACGTGTCGACGACGCCGTAGAGGCGGATACCGTGTTTACTAAGCTCATGGGAGACCAGGTCGAGCCAAGACGCGAGTTCATCGAGAGAAACGCGCTCGAGGTCTCTAACCTCGACATATAA